One stretch of Mangifera indica cultivar Alphonso chromosome 9, CATAS_Mindica_2.1, whole genome shotgun sequence DNA includes these proteins:
- the LOC123225068 gene encoding ribosomal RNA large subunit methyltransferase I isoform X2, with product MQLQVPTRLMKCLSLSSLPATTTLQELASSQPKGIAKVVLKKGKAQLFKDGSPMVYSGAVDRIIGRPPPRTGDVVLVADGTEKPIAWGLYNSVSMFCVRLMQLEEEAARLIETRIDAALKLRRSLGLPSANTNAYRLVNSEGDRLSGIIVDVFGELAVIASSSAWVEKYKPEIEACISRIDGINHIKWRPSIEILKDEGVDVLDLKEMHQSTCPERTKVLENGISYAISMDGQKTGFYADQRENRQFISTISNGKKVLDICCYSGGFSLNAMRGGAINVTGVDTSLPALELARENIILNNLDPGKIAFLREDATEFMKGALSKKELWDIVILDPPKLAPRRKDLQSASGMYRNLNALAMQLTKRGGLLMTCSCSGAMTQSGIFLRILQGAASAVGRKITVIRQASAACDHPVDPSYPEGTYLSNILLRVQ from the exons ATGCAGCTTCAGGTTCCAACTCGACTTATGaagtgtctctctctctcttcattgCCAGCCACCACTACCCTCCAAGAACTTGCTTCTTCTCAACCCAAAG GTATTGCCAAGGTTGTACTTAAAAAAGGGAAGGCACAACTTTTCAAGGATGGAAGCCCAATGGTCTATAGTGGGGCAGTTGATAGAATAATTGGTAGGCCACCGCCCAGGACTGGAGATGTTGTACTAGTAGCCGACGGAACAGAGAAACCAATTGCGTGGGGCTTGTACAATTCAGTTTCTATGTTCTGTGTTCGGCTCATGCAGCTGGAAGAGGAAGCAGCTAG ACTGATTGAAACAAGAATTGATGCAGCTCTAAAGTTACGTAGGAGTTTGGGGCTTCCATCAGCTAATACAAATGCATACCGTCTTGTCAATAGTGAAGGAGACAG GTTGTCAGGAATAATTGTTGATGTCTTCGGAGAGTTAGCAGTCATTGCATCATCTTCAGCTTGGGTTGAGAAGTATAAACCAGAGATTGAGGCTTGCATCAGTAGAATTGATGGCATCAATCATATAAAATGGAGACCatctattgaaattttaaaagacGAAGGGGTGGATGTGTTGGATTTGAAAGAAATGCATCAATCTACATGCCCTGAAAGAACAAAG GTTTTAGAAAACGGGATATCTTATGCAATTTCGATGGATGGCCAGAAGACTGGATTTTATGCTGATCAGCGTGAAAACCGTCAGTTCATATCAACAATTTCAAATGGAAAGAAAGTTCTTGACATTTGTTGCTATAGTGGTGGTTTTTCTCTGAATGCTATGAGAGGAGGTGCTATAAATGTAACTG GTGTTGATACATCACTACCTGCTCTGGAGCTTGCTAGAGAAAATATTATCCTGAACAACCTGGATCCTGGAAAAATAGCCTTTCTGAGAGAAGATGCAACTGAATTTATGAAGGGTGCTCTTTCTAAAAAAGAATTATGGGATATAGTTATTTTGGATCCCCCAAAACTGGCTCCTAGAAGAAAG GATCTACAAAGTGCATCAGGCATGTACAGGAATTTGAATGCATTGGCAATGCAATTAACAAAGAGAGGTGGTCTTCTCATGACCTGTTCATGTTCAGGAGCAATGACTCAAAGTGGAATCTTCCTGCGCATTCTCCAG GGTGCTGCATCGGCAGTGGGGAGGAAGATCACAGTTATCCGGCAGGCCAGCGCAGCCTGTGATCATCCTGTTGACCCCTCCTACCCAGAAGGgacatacttgtcaaacatatTACTTAGAGTGCAGTAA
- the LOC123225068 gene encoding ribosomal RNA large subunit methyltransferase I isoform X3 — translation MQLQVPTRLMKCLSLSSLPATTTLQELASSQPKGIAKVVLKKGKAQLFKDGSPMVYSGAVDRIIGRPPPRTGDVVLVADGTEKPIAWGLYNSVSMFCVRLMQLEEEAARDPSCALNMDRLIETRIDAALKLRRSLGLPSANTNAYRLVNSEGDRLSGIIVDVFGELAVIASSSAWVEKYKPEIEACISRIDGINHIKWRPSIEILKDEGVDVLDLKEMHQSTCPERTKKTGFYADQRENRQFISTISNGKKVLDICCYSGGFSLNAMRGGAINVTGVDTSLPALELARENIILNNLDPGKIAFLREDATEFMKGALSKKELWDIVILDPPKLAPRRKDLQSASGMYRNLNALAMQLTKRGGLLMTCSCSGAMTQSGIFLRILQGAASAVGRKITVIRQASAACDHPVDPSYPEGTYLSNILLRVQ, via the exons ATGCAGCTTCAGGTTCCAACTCGACTTATGaagtgtctctctctctcttcattgCCAGCCACCACTACCCTCCAAGAACTTGCTTCTTCTCAACCCAAAG GTATTGCCAAGGTTGTACTTAAAAAAGGGAAGGCACAACTTTTCAAGGATGGAAGCCCAATGGTCTATAGTGGGGCAGTTGATAGAATAATTGGTAGGCCACCGCCCAGGACTGGAGATGTTGTACTAGTAGCCGACGGAACAGAGAAACCAATTGCGTGGGGCTTGTACAATTCAGTTTCTATGTTCTGTGTTCGGCTCATGCAGCTGGAAGAGGAAGCAGCTAG AGATCCTTCTTGTGCACTGAACATGGACAGACTGATTGAAACAAGAATTGATGCAGCTCTAAAGTTACGTAGGAGTTTGGGGCTTCCATCAGCTAATACAAATGCATACCGTCTTGTCAATAGTGAAGGAGACAG GTTGTCAGGAATAATTGTTGATGTCTTCGGAGAGTTAGCAGTCATTGCATCATCTTCAGCTTGGGTTGAGAAGTATAAACCAGAGATTGAGGCTTGCATCAGTAGAATTGATGGCATCAATCATATAAAATGGAGACCatctattgaaattttaaaagacGAAGGGGTGGATGTGTTGGATTTGAAAGAAATGCATCAATCTACATGCCCTGAAAGAACAAAG AAGACTGGATTTTATGCTGATCAGCGTGAAAACCGTCAGTTCATATCAACAATTTCAAATGGAAAGAAAGTTCTTGACATTTGTTGCTATAGTGGTGGTTTTTCTCTGAATGCTATGAGAGGAGGTGCTATAAATGTAACTG GTGTTGATACATCACTACCTGCTCTGGAGCTTGCTAGAGAAAATATTATCCTGAACAACCTGGATCCTGGAAAAATAGCCTTTCTGAGAGAAGATGCAACTGAATTTATGAAGGGTGCTCTTTCTAAAAAAGAATTATGGGATATAGTTATTTTGGATCCCCCAAAACTGGCTCCTAGAAGAAAG GATCTACAAAGTGCATCAGGCATGTACAGGAATTTGAATGCATTGGCAATGCAATTAACAAAGAGAGGTGGTCTTCTCATGACCTGTTCATGTTCAGGAGCAATGACTCAAAGTGGAATCTTCCTGCGCATTCTCCAG GGTGCTGCATCGGCAGTGGGGAGGAAGATCACAGTTATCCGGCAGGCCAGCGCAGCCTGTGATCATCCTGTTGACCCCTCCTACCCAGAAGGgacatacttgtcaaacatatTACTTAGAGTGCAGTAA
- the LOC123225068 gene encoding ribosomal RNA large subunit methyltransferase I isoform X1, which yields MQLQVPTRLMKCLSLSSLPATTTLQELASSQPKGIAKVVLKKGKAQLFKDGSPMVYSGAVDRIIGRPPPRTGDVVLVADGTEKPIAWGLYNSVSMFCVRLMQLEEEAARDPSCALNMDRLIETRIDAALKLRRSLGLPSANTNAYRLVNSEGDRLSGIIVDVFGELAVIASSSAWVEKYKPEIEACISRIDGINHIKWRPSIEILKDEGVDVLDLKEMHQSTCPERTKVLENGISYAISMDGQKTGFYADQRENRQFISTISNGKKVLDICCYSGGFSLNAMRGGAINVTGVDTSLPALELARENIILNNLDPGKIAFLREDATEFMKGALSKKELWDIVILDPPKLAPRRKDLQSASGMYRNLNALAMQLTKRGGLLMTCSCSGAMTQSGIFLRILQGAASAVGRKITVIRQASAACDHPVDPSYPEGTYLSNILLRVQ from the exons ATGCAGCTTCAGGTTCCAACTCGACTTATGaagtgtctctctctctcttcattgCCAGCCACCACTACCCTCCAAGAACTTGCTTCTTCTCAACCCAAAG GTATTGCCAAGGTTGTACTTAAAAAAGGGAAGGCACAACTTTTCAAGGATGGAAGCCCAATGGTCTATAGTGGGGCAGTTGATAGAATAATTGGTAGGCCACCGCCCAGGACTGGAGATGTTGTACTAGTAGCCGACGGAACAGAGAAACCAATTGCGTGGGGCTTGTACAATTCAGTTTCTATGTTCTGTGTTCGGCTCATGCAGCTGGAAGAGGAAGCAGCTAG AGATCCTTCTTGTGCACTGAACATGGACAGACTGATTGAAACAAGAATTGATGCAGCTCTAAAGTTACGTAGGAGTTTGGGGCTTCCATCAGCTAATACAAATGCATACCGTCTTGTCAATAGTGAAGGAGACAG GTTGTCAGGAATAATTGTTGATGTCTTCGGAGAGTTAGCAGTCATTGCATCATCTTCAGCTTGGGTTGAGAAGTATAAACCAGAGATTGAGGCTTGCATCAGTAGAATTGATGGCATCAATCATATAAAATGGAGACCatctattgaaattttaaaagacGAAGGGGTGGATGTGTTGGATTTGAAAGAAATGCATCAATCTACATGCCCTGAAAGAACAAAG GTTTTAGAAAACGGGATATCTTATGCAATTTCGATGGATGGCCAGAAGACTGGATTTTATGCTGATCAGCGTGAAAACCGTCAGTTCATATCAACAATTTCAAATGGAAAGAAAGTTCTTGACATTTGTTGCTATAGTGGTGGTTTTTCTCTGAATGCTATGAGAGGAGGTGCTATAAATGTAACTG GTGTTGATACATCACTACCTGCTCTGGAGCTTGCTAGAGAAAATATTATCCTGAACAACCTGGATCCTGGAAAAATAGCCTTTCTGAGAGAAGATGCAACTGAATTTATGAAGGGTGCTCTTTCTAAAAAAGAATTATGGGATATAGTTATTTTGGATCCCCCAAAACTGGCTCCTAGAAGAAAG GATCTACAAAGTGCATCAGGCATGTACAGGAATTTGAATGCATTGGCAATGCAATTAACAAAGAGAGGTGGTCTTCTCATGACCTGTTCATGTTCAGGAGCAATGACTCAAAGTGGAATCTTCCTGCGCATTCTCCAG GGTGCTGCATCGGCAGTGGGGAGGAAGATCACAGTTATCCGGCAGGCCAGCGCAGCCTGTGATCATCCTGTTGACCCCTCCTACCCAGAAGGgacatacttgtcaaacatatTACTTAGAGTGCAGTAA